One genomic segment of Aliarcobacter cibarius includes these proteins:
- a CDS encoding cell division ATP-binding protein FtsE has product MIEATNIYLTYDDNKYIIKKGNFSIKPKEFIFIGGNSGSGKSTLLKSFYGEIPIKHGNLKIAGQEVFGIGGKKLRLLRKNIGIIFQDYKLVNEFTIEENIMIPLKINGYSNEVSKEQANKLLAHVRLSHRAGYYPNELSGGEQQRVAVARALAHNPKIIIADEPTGNLDDYSADLVWNLLKGANEQLGITVVVVTHRVPRNLGIKFRQLSIDDGIIYEVS; this is encoded by the coding sequence ATGATCGAAGCAACAAATATCTATTTAACTTATGATGACAATAAATATATTATTAAAAAAGGAAATTTTTCTATAAAACCAAAAGAGTTTATCTTTATTGGTGGAAATTCAGGAAGTGGTAAATCTACTCTTCTTAAATCTTTTTATGGAGAAATTCCTATAAAACATGGCAATTTAAAAATTGCAGGACAAGAAGTTTTTGGAATTGGTGGAAAAAAGTTAAGACTTCTTAGAAAAAACATAGGAATTATATTTCAAGATTACAAACTTGTAAATGAATTTACAATTGAAGAAAATATTATGATTCCTCTAAAAATAAATGGTTATTCTAATGAGGTATCAAAAGAGCAAGCAAACAAACTATTAGCTCACGTAAGACTTAGTCATAGAGCTGGATATTATCCAAATGAATTAAGTGGGGGAGAACAACAAAGAGTTGCTGTGGCTCGTGCGTTAGCTCACAATCCAAAAATTATTATTGCAGATGAGCCTACAGGGAATCTTGACGATTATTCTGCAGATTTAGTATGGAATCTATTAAAAGGTGCAAATGAACAACTGGGTATTACAGTTGTAGTTGTAACTCACAGAGTTCCTCGAAATTTGGGTATAAAATTCAGACAATTATCAATTGATGATGGGATTATTTATGAAGTCTCTTAA
- the trmB gene encoding tRNA (guanosine(46)-N7)-methyltransferase TrmB, producing the protein MPHIVFEKKDLISTPSSKDGVDFQFIAQSYDFTKSNRKIEYRVATKYNNKEFLLTIKPKDENLMIKSDKVTRLSPVSLIKDSLNAYVKENSSRIIFSNTNSFKAEKEQKHKYLKDINYFVDEFETNKEIQIEIGFGSGRHLLHQAKSNPNIQFIGLEIHYPSIEQLLKQLEIQNITNVLVINYDARLFMEFIESNKVGKIFVHFPVPWDKKPHRRIYSNEFINEAFRVLKVGGTLELRTDSRNYFDFCLELLTNLPKGKINIDINKDLEVSSKYEDRWKKQGKNIYDLTLTSLNEDKAIDLSFDFSFENSINLKDIISKIPEKAIIVNNYFVHIEELYTILGKENSGLIKVTMGNFDRPITKYILIQEGKASYYQGNPLPTSSNIDAHKNLKEILFK; encoded by the coding sequence ATGCCCCATATAGTATTTGAAAAAAAAGATTTAATAAGTACACCATCTTCAAAAGATGGTGTAGATTTTCAGTTTATAGCACAATCATATGATTTTACAAAAAGTAATAGAAAAATAGAATATAGAGTTGCTACAAAATATAACAATAAAGAGTTTTTATTAACAATCAAACCAAAAGATGAAAATCTTATGATTAAATCTGATAAGGTTACTAGATTATCTCCTGTTAGTTTAATAAAAGATAGTCTAAATGCTTATGTTAAAGAAAACTCTTCTAGAATAATATTTTCAAATACAAATAGTTTTAAAGCGGAAAAAGAACAAAAACATAAATATTTAAAAGATATAAACTATTTTGTTGATGAATTTGAAACAAATAAAGAGATTCAAATTGAAATAGGATTTGGGAGTGGTAGACATTTATTACACCAAGCAAAATCGAATCCAAATATTCAATTTATTGGTCTTGAAATTCATTATCCATCAATAGAACAACTATTAAAACAACTTGAAATTCAAAATATTACAAATGTTTTGGTAATAAACTATGATGCAAGACTTTTTATGGAGTTTATTGAATCAAATAAAGTAGGAAAAATATTTGTTCATTTTCCTGTTCCTTGGGATAAAAAACCACATAGAAGAATATATTCAAATGAATTTATAAATGAAGCATTTAGAGTTTTAAAGGTTGGTGGAACATTAGAATTAAGAACTGATAGTAGAAATTATTTTGATTTTTGTCTAGAACTACTTACTAATTTACCAAAGGGGAAAATAAATATTGATATAAATAAAGATTTAGAAGTTAGTAGTAAATATGAAGATAGATGGAAAAAACAGGGAAAAAATATCTATGATTTAACACTAACTTCATTAAATGAAGACAAAGCTATAGATTTGTCATTTGATTTTTCTTTTGAAAATAGTATAAATTTAAAAGATATAATCTCAAAAATTCCAGAAAAAGCAATTATAGTTAATAACTATTTTGTACATATAGAAGAACTTTACACAATTTTGGGAAAAGAAAATTCAGGATTAATAAAAGTTACTATGGGAAATTTTGACCGTCCAATTACAAAATACATATTAATACAAGAAGGAAAAGCATCATATTACCAAGGGAATCCTCTTCCTACAAGTTCAAATATAGATGCTCATAAAAATTTAAAAGAGATTTTATTTAAATGA
- a CDS encoding fibronectin type III domain-containing protein yields the protein MKRLIQATSLTTFLLLYSGCSNVIDSLSTTTAPKVNQSAPTVNYSSIKSLPDMTSIGFEWQKLDDPRVVGYNFYRTEISKGEKTLKLISKIDSRHATHYVDKGLEPKTKYAYQISSVLSDGTESPTTEAYIAETLPRIKPVAFAQAVSNLPKKVKLLWEPHPDQRVNYYRVEKYNDTLNEWIYLATVNQRLSAEYLDTGLSNSSKHKYRVKAFTFDDVESAPTKVLEAVTKPAPKSVTGLKASNNIPKKIFLTWSASPTNDVVQYEIHRSNYESFGYKKIETVNSNVLEYTDDLKEDGLKYYYKIIAIDKDGLDSTSDLKPVKGESLGKPTKPNLSQASIQGGVAVLNWSSTPRAVSYTVIKKTKQNFFQYKTTKFENISGTSFQDSDIVSGIDYKYSIQAIDEFGIASESSNEVSLVRK from the coding sequence ATGAAAAGATTAATACAAGCAACATCATTAACAACTTTTCTTCTTTTATATAGTGGTTGTAGCAATGTTATTGATTCACTTTCAACAACAACGGCTCCAAAAGTAAATCAGTCTGCTCCTACTGTAAATTACTCTTCTATAAAATCTCTACCTGATATGACATCAATAGGTTTCGAATGGCAAAAATTAGATGATCCAAGAGTAGTTGGATACAATTTTTATAGAACAGAAATAAGCAAAGGTGAAAAAACTTTAAAACTAATATCAAAAATTGATAGTAGACATGCTACTCACTATGTAGATAAAGGTTTAGAACCAAAAACTAAATATGCTTACCAAATTTCATCTGTATTAAGTGATGGAACAGAATCACCAACAACGGAAGCATATATTGCAGAAACTCTTCCTAGAATAAAACCTGTTGCTTTTGCCCAAGCTGTGTCAAATCTTCCAAAAAAAGTAAAACTTCTTTGGGAACCACATCCAGATCAAAGAGTTAACTATTATAGAGTTGAAAAATATAACGATACTTTAAATGAATGGATATATTTAGCTACAGTTAATCAAAGATTATCTGCTGAATATCTAGATACTGGTCTTAGCAACTCTTCAAAGCATAAGTATAGAGTTAAAGCATTCACTTTTGATGATGTAGAATCAGCTCCTACAAAAGTATTAGAAGCTGTTACAAAACCTGCTCCAAAAAGTGTAACTGGGTTAAAAGCATCTAATAATATTCCTAAAAAAATATTTTTAACATGGAGTGCGTCACCAACAAACGATGTTGTACAATATGAAATACATAGAAGTAATTATGAATCTTTTGGTTATAAAAAGATAGAAACTGTAAATTCAAATGTTTTAGAATATACTGATGACTTAAAAGAAGATGGTTTAAAATATTATTATAAAATCATTGCTATTGATAAAGATGGTCTTGACAGCACTTCAGACTTAAAACCTGTTAAAGGTGAAAGTTTAGGAAAACCTACAAAACCAAACTTATCTCAAGCTTCTATTCAAGGAGGAGTTGCTGTTTTAAATTGGTCTAGTACTCCAAGAGCAGTTTCTTATACAGTAATTAAAAAAACAAAGCAAAACTTTTTTCAATATAAAACTACAAAATTTGAAAACATTTCAGGAACAAGTTTTCAAGATAGTGATATTGTAAGTGGTATTGATTATAAATACTCAATTCAAGCAATTGATGAATTTGGAATAGCTTCAGAATCTTCAAATGAAGTAAGTTTAGTTAGAAAATAA
- a CDS encoding RluA family pseudouridine synthase produces MYKYFIAKNEERLDKFLASNIDASRNQIEQLIKKEFVKVDEKIVNKTGLKLKENQKVEVFFPETKFSNVKDEEFIKDSLKDKNIEIIYEDEDILVLNKPYNLTVHDAPSVKDATLVDWLKLKKISLSTISGEERHGIVHRLDKGTSGLIVIAKTNEAHTSLAKQLEDKSMGRYYLAITDMPLKDNLIIERPIARNPNNRLKMDIIENGRYAKSAFLKISLSDNEKYELVSAKLFTGRTHQIRVHLNSINRHILGDTLYGFKGELNKINRFFLHAYILYLTHPTKNIKMSFCANLPDDMSNFLKTNFSKDFSNEKINTSNIINNFSSFI; encoded by the coding sequence ATGTATAAATATTTTATTGCAAAAAATGAAGAAAGACTTGATAAGTTTTTAGCATCAAATATAGATGCTTCAAGAAATCAAATAGAACAGCTAATTAAGAAAGAATTTGTAAAAGTTGATGAAAAAATAGTAAATAAAACTGGTTTAAAACTAAAAGAAAATCAAAAAGTTGAAGTATTTTTTCCTGAAACAAAATTTTCAAATGTTAAAGATGAAGAATTTATTAAAGATTCTTTAAAAGACAAGAATATTGAGATAATTTATGAAGATGAAGATATTTTAGTATTAAATAAACCATATAATTTAACTGTTCACGATGCACCAAGCGTAAAAGATGCAACTTTAGTAGATTGGCTAAAATTAAAAAAAATTTCACTTTCGACAATAAGTGGTGAAGAAAGACATGGAATAGTACATAGATTAGATAAAGGAACTAGTGGTCTTATAGTAATTGCAAAAACTAATGAAGCACATACTTCTTTAGCTAAACAGCTTGAAGATAAAAGCATGGGAAGATATTATTTAGCAATTACTGATATGCCGCTAAAAGATAACTTAATAATTGAAAGACCAATAGCAAGAAATCCTAATAATAGACTCAAAATGGATATTATTGAAAATGGAAGATATGCAAAATCAGCTTTTTTAAAAATTTCTTTAAGTGATAATGAGAAATATGAATTAGTATCTGCTAAACTTTTTACAGGGCGTACACATCAAATAAGAGTTCACTTGAACTCAATAAATAGGCATATTCTTGGAGATACTTTATATGGATTTAAGGGCGAATTAAATAAAATAAATAGATTTTTTTTACACGCTTATATCCTATATTTAACTCATCCAACAAAAAATATAAAGATGAGCTTTTGTGCAAATTTACCAGATGATATGAGTAATTTTTTAAAAACTAATTTTTCTAAGGATTTTTCAAATGAAAAGATTAATACAAGCAACATCATTAACAACTTTTCTTCTTTTATATAG
- a CDS encoding FtsW/RodA/SpoVE family cell cycle protein, whose protein sequence is MRLLDKRIISHFDFLLIIFVLPLIALSYHLISETNESLANKQLMYYSLSLVVFVIVFFLPIRRRLRIIPFLYWIGIALLVAVELFGVVKLGAKRWIELPFINTTIQPSELIKPIFILMLGYLIQLRQPPEKGYGVKDFIYFSFYILLPFILVAKEPDLGTALVLLLVGYGILFLVGVNWKIWAFIIIVLGITSPFIYTYGIKDYQKKRIHDFIVAEKPSYHVQQSIIAIGSGGFSGKESDEATQTQLKFLPISTSDFIFAYLVERYGFLGAIGLIVLYTLLILHLLSINYFFKDDYVVKVFASGLALLIFLNMSVNILMVIGFAPVVGIPLPLFSYGGSSFINFIITFAILENLIAFRYLDMYSSYDR, encoded by the coding sequence ATGCGTTTACTAGATAAAAGAATTATTTCACACTTTGATTTTTTGTTAATAATATTCGTTTTACCTTTGATAGCTTTATCATACCATTTAATTAGTGAAACAAACGAATCACTAGCGAATAAACAATTAATGTATTACTCACTTTCATTAGTTGTATTTGTTATTGTGTTTTTTCTACCTATTAGGAGAAGACTTAGAATTATTCCTTTTTTATATTGGATAGGAATTGCTTTGTTGGTGGCTGTTGAGCTTTTTGGAGTTGTAAAATTAGGTGCAAAAAGATGGATTGAGTTACCATTCATAAATACCACAATTCAGCCATCAGAACTTATTAAACCTATATTTATTTTAATGTTGGGATACTTGATTCAACTTAGACAACCACCAGAAAAAGGTTATGGGGTAAAAGATTTTATATATTTTTCTTTTTATATTCTTTTACCTTTCATTCTAGTAGCAAAAGAACCTGATTTAGGTACAGCATTAGTTTTATTACTGGTTGGTTATGGAATACTATTTTTAGTTGGTGTAAACTGGAAAATTTGGGCATTTATAATCATTGTTTTAGGTATTACATCTCCTTTTATTTATACCTATGGAATAAAAGATTATCAAAAGAAAAGAATACATGATTTTATAGTTGCTGAAAAGCCAAGCTATCATGTTCAACAATCAATTATTGCTATTGGTTCAGGGGGATTTTCTGGAAAAGAAAGTGATGAAGCAACTCAAACTCAATTGAAATTTTTGCCAATTTCAACAAGTGATTTTATTTTTGCTTATTTAGTTGAAAGATATGGATTTTTAGGTGCGATAGGGTTAATAGTTTTATATACATTATTGATTTTACATCTTTTATCCATAAATTATTTTTTTAAAGATGATTATGTAGTCAAAGTATTTGCGTCTGGACTTGCATTGTTAATATTTTTAAACATGAGCGTAAATATTTTAATGGTTATTGGATTTGCTCCAGTTGTTGGAATTCCATTACCACTTTTCTCTTATGGGGGAAGTTCCTTTATAAACTTTATAATAACTTTTGCTATTTTGGAAAATTTGATAGCATTTAGATATTTAGATATGTATAGTAGTTATGATAGATAG
- a CDS encoding energy transducer TonB — MKFVKLTEIKEQKVLIEKPKDTPLPEKKVEKIIEKPKEVKTPKTIDKPKNNPEKIVKKEIKEAKEFQNKVLKEQVVENKPTIQDKTLENFLNQKEPVNKEILTQLEKLYGKEYQNFTTVQKAYLEKNLNNFQVITQRVLNRMGYPKLAEKLRIGGVNIVEFMFHPDGSISGLKITSSSGYTILDDYSLELIEIAYKDYPKPTEKTKIKFQIFYRMY; from the coding sequence ATGAAGTTTGTAAAATTAACTGAAATCAAAGAACAAAAAGTCTTAATTGAGAAACCTAAAGATACACCCCTACCTGAAAAAAAAGTAGAAAAAATTATTGAAAAACCTAAAGAAGTGAAAACTCCAAAAACAATAGATAAACCAAAAAACAATCCTGAAAAAATTGTAAAAAAAGAGATAAAAGAAGCTAAAGAGTTCCAAAATAAGGTTTTAAAAGAACAAGTTGTAGAAAACAAACCAACAATTCAAGATAAAACTTTAGAAAATTTTTTAAATCAAAAAGAACCAGTAAATAAAGAAATTTTAACGCAATTAGAAAAATTATACGGAAAAGAGTATCAAAATTTTACAACTGTTCAAAAAGCTTATTTAGAAAAAAATTTAAATAATTTTCAAGTAATTACACAAAGAGTTTTAAATCGTATGGGATATCCAAAACTTGCTGAAAAATTAAGAATTGGTGGAGTTAATATAGTGGAATTTATGTTTCATCCAGATGGAAGTATTAGTGGATTAAAAATTACTAGTTCATCTGGATATACAATATTAGATGATTACAGTTTAGAATTAATAGAAATAGCCTATAAAGATTATCCAAAACCAACAGAAAAAACAAAAATTAAATTTCAAATTTTCTATAGAATGTATTAA